In one window of Opitutus sp. GAS368 DNA:
- a CDS encoding TonB-dependent receptor, giving the protein MRTFLHPLHPLRALTLVALSILSLAALPSVALAKDGEPAKKTYDLPAGDAGIRLKQFSEISGRETLFAAETVRGVRTAAIKGEFTPVEALTRMLEGTGLVLVQDEKTGALGVKRKTEKTESGAIRLATVTVLGTRIRQTESEGPSPVSIYDSEYIRATGAMTLADFLNYLPQTYSGIAAGRGSAPNELNPEFGQRTENSFPSFNFVLGASDAPPGQTGVSGVSLRGLGSGSTLVLIDGRRAAKSGSGNRSTSSQQGFVDLNTIPLGMIDHIEVITDGASAIYGADAVAGVINVVLKRNWQGNELSSSYRASAHGGGRERQVTLTTGFAAGKLSGSVAVDYYDRGELKASDRSFSKNQDHRGVIATYDANGNPVYGRDLRLLWGYPGVVQARTGTLNGITDPAVNPTRFAVINPGVTGTPTLSSFTGAFPGQTNGASYIQRANTAQFLDLIPKSERYGVTGNFTYKINDLVEAYGTYSFSDTRGLFNTQPGVTSASTFNGFGNFASIVPAAYNPFGQDIAVGLVDYEFGSVWQKTHTKAHNGLLGVRGKVGQTWQWDTGLNFQHQSADQLTRSFDGSGITAALANTDPAQRLNPFIDARVAGITQAAIYEKMAYYPSRDTSSEARTWDFSADGNLFDLPGGPVKMAFGGTYNRDAVVSDVLNYSTGFSGLVASANHVQATGHNYAVFGEFSVPVFGKPNALPLLRRLDLDLAGRYESYSTANGEAVPKLGISWVPVKPLLLRAGYSEGFRPPGLTEHLVAPSTSASGSVTDPRRTPATTTGILVTTGTDPVMNSETSKTEFYGLVFEPPVIKGLNFQVNYYRTTQHNVIQTLSPQTLVNNEALFANRITRAAPTAADLALNQPGQITAIDQTFINFGKVVNESVDYMVDYALPAEHLGRWRISFDATQTLASTRELAPGKPPVVDDGDTFAPPKWKFIGSLFWNRGSWNASSFVSYTGGFDTNQAGNSLTFTYPVPSVYKVDVHAGYEFKHGVWRGYGKNLRVQLGINNVFDKKPPFSDTVFGYNGGLHSQLALGRAYEFSFVMPF; this is encoded by the coding sequence ATGCGCACATTCCTCCACCCCCTCCACCCCCTCCGCGCCCTGACCTTGGTCGCGTTGTCGATCCTCTCACTCGCGGCCCTGCCATCCGTAGCCTTGGCGAAGGATGGCGAACCCGCCAAAAAAACCTACGACCTGCCCGCCGGCGACGCTGGCATCCGGTTGAAACAATTTTCCGAGATCTCGGGCCGCGAGACGCTCTTCGCGGCCGAGACCGTGCGCGGCGTGCGCACGGCCGCGATCAAGGGCGAGTTCACGCCCGTCGAGGCGCTGACCCGGATGCTCGAGGGCACCGGCCTCGTCCTGGTGCAGGACGAGAAGACGGGGGCGCTGGGGGTGAAGCGGAAGACCGAGAAGACCGAGAGCGGCGCCATCAGGCTGGCGACCGTGACCGTGCTCGGCACCCGCATCCGCCAGACGGAATCGGAAGGTCCCTCGCCCGTGAGCATCTATGACTCCGAATACATCCGGGCGACCGGCGCGATGACGCTGGCGGACTTCCTGAACTATCTGCCGCAAACGTACTCCGGCATCGCCGCCGGGCGGGGCAGTGCGCCGAACGAACTCAACCCGGAGTTCGGCCAGCGCACGGAGAACTCCTTTCCATCCTTCAATTTCGTGCTCGGGGCGTCAGATGCTCCTCCCGGCCAGACCGGCGTGTCGGGCGTCAGCCTGCGCGGCCTCGGATCCGGCTCGACGCTCGTGCTCATCGACGGCCGGCGCGCGGCCAAGTCGGGTTCCGGCAACCGTTCCACCTCCTCCCAGCAGGGCTTCGTCGACCTCAATACGATTCCGCTCGGCATGATCGACCATATCGAGGTGATCACTGATGGAGCTTCCGCGATCTACGGCGCCGACGCCGTGGCCGGGGTCATCAATGTCGTGCTGAAAAGAAACTGGCAGGGCAACGAGCTCAGCAGCTCCTACCGGGCGTCAGCGCATGGGGGCGGCCGTGAGCGGCAGGTCACCCTGACCACGGGCTTTGCCGCGGGCAAACTGAGCGGCTCGGTGGCGGTCGACTACTATGACCGCGGGGAGCTCAAGGCCTCGGATCGCAGTTTTTCCAAGAACCAGGATCACCGGGGGGTCATCGCCACCTATGACGCCAATGGGAATCCGGTCTATGGCCGCGACCTGCGGCTCCTCTGGGGCTACCCGGGAGTCGTGCAGGCGCGCACCGGCACCCTGAATGGCATCACCGATCCCGCGGTCAACCCGACCCGCTTCGCCGTGATCAATCCCGGCGTGACCGGCACGCCCACGCTGTCCTCGTTCACCGGCGCCTTTCCCGGCCAGACCAACGGCGCCTCCTACATCCAGCGCGCCAACACCGCGCAGTTCCTCGACCTGATCCCCAAATCCGAACGTTACGGCGTGACCGGGAATTTCACCTACAAGATCAACGATCTGGTCGAGGCCTACGGTACCTACAGCTTCAGCGACACCCGCGGCCTCTTCAACACGCAGCCCGGCGTGACCTCGGCCTCCACGTTCAACGGTTTTGGCAATTTCGCCTCGATCGTGCCCGCCGCCTACAATCCCTTCGGCCAGGACATCGCGGTGGGCCTGGTCGACTACGAGTTCGGCTCCGTATGGCAGAAGACCCACACCAAGGCGCATAACGGTCTTCTCGGGGTGCGCGGCAAGGTCGGCCAGACCTGGCAGTGGGACACCGGCCTGAACTTCCAGCATCAATCGGCCGACCAATTGACCCGGAGCTTTGACGGCTCGGGCATCACCGCCGCGCTGGCCAACACCGATCCCGCGCAGCGGCTGAACCCCTTCATCGACGCGCGGGTGGCCGGCATCACCCAGGCGGCCATCTACGAAAAGATGGCTTATTATCCCAGCCGCGACACCTCGTCCGAGGCGCGCACCTGGGACTTCTCCGCCGACGGCAACCTGTTCGACCTGCCCGGCGGCCCGGTCAAGATGGCCTTCGGCGGCACGTATAACCGCGACGCGGTGGTCAGCGACGTCTTGAATTACAGCACCGGGTTCTCCGGGCTGGTCGCCAGCGCCAACCATGTGCAGGCGACCGGTCACAACTACGCGGTGTTCGGCGAATTCTCGGTGCCGGTGTTCGGCAAGCCCAACGCCCTCCCGTTGCTGCGCCGGCTCGATCTCGATCTGGCCGGCCGCTACGAAAGCTACTCGACGGCGAACGGGGAGGCCGTGCCGAAGCTCGGCATCTCCTGGGTGCCGGTCAAGCCGCTGCTCCTGCGCGCGGGCTATTCGGAGGGTTTCCGCCCGCCGGGCCTGACCGAGCACCTGGTGGCACCCTCCACTTCCGCCTCCGGCTCGGTCACCGATCCGCGCCGCACCCCGGCCACCACGACCGGCATCCTCGTCACGACGGGCACGGACCCGGTGATGAACTCGGAGACCTCGAAGACCGAATTCTACGGCCTCGTGTTCGAGCCGCCGGTCATCAAGGGGCTGAACTTCCAGGTCAATTATTACCGCACCACCCAGCACAACGTCATCCAGACGCTGTCGCCCCAGACCCTGGTCAACAACGAGGCGCTCTTCGCCAACCGCATCACCCGCGCCGCGCCGACGGCGGCGGATCTGGCACTCAATCAGCCCGGACAAATCACGGCGATCGACCAGACCTTCATCAACTTTGGCAAGGTCGTGAACGAGAGCGTGGATTACATGGTCGACTACGCGCTGCCCGCGGAGCACCTGGGCCGCTGGCGGATCAGCTTCGACGCCACGCAGACCCTCGCCTCCACCCGCGAGCTCGCCCCGGGCAAGCCGCCGGTGGTGGATGACGGTGACACGTTTGCGCCGCCCAAGTGGAAGTTCATCGGATCGCTCTTCTGGAACCGCGGCTCGTGGAACGCGTCCTCCTTCGTGAGCTACACCGGCGGCTTCGACACCAACCAGGCGGGCAACTCCCTCACCTTCACCTATCCGGTGCCGTCGGTCTACAAGGTCGACGTCCACGCCGGTTACGAGTTCAAGCACGGCGTGTGGCGCGGTTACGGCAAGAACCTGCGCGTCCAGCTGGGCATCAACAACGTTTTCGACAAGAAGCCGCCGTTCTCCGACACCGTGTTCGGCTACAACGGCGGCCTGCACAGCCAGCTCGCGCTCGGCCGCGCGTATGAGTTCTCCTTCGTGATGCCATTCTGA
- a CDS encoding RNA polymerase sigma factor translates to MPPQDIEQARWFATEVQPHRPALRAWLLARFPTLPDVDDLVQESLTRMLRARETGPIGSARALLFTTARNLALDAVRRQRVVRFEQITDETPPSVLADSNDVVETVSKQQELELLTRAIQSLPERTRQIFTLRTAYGLTQKQIADRLGVSLSTVEKQMTQGIRLCAEFFAGGGPR, encoded by the coding sequence ATGCCACCGCAGGACATCGAACAAGCCCGCTGGTTCGCCACGGAGGTGCAACCGCACCGTCCGGCCCTGCGGGCTTGGCTGCTGGCGCGCTTCCCCACGCTGCCGGATGTCGACGACCTCGTGCAGGAGAGCCTGACCCGCATGCTGCGCGCGCGGGAGACCGGCCCGATCGGCTCGGCCCGCGCGCTGCTGTTCACCACGGCGCGCAACCTGGCCCTCGATGCGGTGCGCCGCCAGCGCGTGGTGCGCTTCGAGCAGATTACGGATGAGACGCCGCCGTCCGTCTTAGCCGATAGCAACGATGTCGTCGAAACCGTCAGCAAACAACAGGAGCTCGAGCTCTTGACCCGGGCCATCCAGTCGCTGCCCGAGCGCACCCGGCAGATTTTCACCCTGCGGACGGCCTACGGCCTGACGCAGAAGCAGATCGCGGACCGGCTGGGCGTCTCGCTCAGCACGGTGGAGAAGCAGATGACGCAGGGCATCCGGCTCTGCGCGGAATTTTTCGCCGGTGGGGGCCCCCGGTAA
- a CDS encoding FecR domain-containing protein yields MKTEPFHRPHDPIPAAIADKAAAWLARRDRGLSPAEQDEYLQWLGADPRHTEAVTQHAAALERMMQLYEWQPGHDTEPNPDLFAVPRRRTWLWSSALAAAAAIAVILAWQQPWRETRPMMALTPRSYLHVNERLALPDGSRVELKDGTKVVVQYSERERRVKLTGGEAHFTVWKDASRPFIVDAAGVEVRAVGTAFNVRLEEKSVEVLVTEGRVKVAATPEQMAGDLASLPEISQGERATVALPDPAAAMTPAVPVVAPVTAEEISQELAWQAPWLQFYETPLADAVAEFNRLNQQQIVIADPELRKRRIDGTFRPDNVEGFVRLLTTTLDIRAETNADGQTVLRSGP; encoded by the coding sequence ATGAAAACCGAGCCCTTCCATCGCCCCCACGACCCCATCCCCGCCGCCATCGCGGACAAGGCCGCCGCCTGGCTGGCCCGCCGCGACCGCGGCCTGTCGCCCGCCGAGCAGGACGAATATTTGCAATGGCTCGGCGCCGACCCGCGCCACACGGAGGCGGTCACGCAGCACGCCGCCGCGCTGGAGCGCATGATGCAGCTTTACGAGTGGCAGCCGGGCCATGACACGGAGCCGAACCCGGACCTGTTCGCGGTGCCGCGCCGCCGGACGTGGCTCTGGTCCTCCGCGCTGGCGGCAGCCGCGGCGATCGCCGTGATCCTCGCCTGGCAGCAACCGTGGCGGGAGACCCGGCCGATGATGGCGCTCACCCCGCGGTCCTACCTGCACGTCAACGAGCGGCTGGCGCTGCCGGACGGTTCCCGCGTGGAATTGAAGGACGGCACGAAGGTCGTGGTGCAATACTCCGAGCGGGAGCGTCGCGTGAAGCTCACCGGTGGCGAGGCGCATTTCACGGTGTGGAAGGACGCCAGCCGGCCCTTCATCGTCGATGCCGCGGGCGTCGAGGTCCGCGCCGTCGGCACCGCGTTCAACGTCCGGCTCGAGGAGAAATCGGTCGAGGTGCTCGTCACCGAGGGCCGTGTCAAGGTGGCCGCGACGCCGGAGCAGATGGCCGGCGACCTGGCGAGCCTGCCCGAGATTTCCCAGGGCGAGCGGGCCACCGTCGCGTTGCCCGACCCGGCGGCGGCGATGACGCCCGCCGTCCCGGTGGTCGCGCCGGTCACGGCCGAGGAGATCAGCCAGGAACTGGCCTGGCAGGCGCCGTGGCTGCAATTCTACGAGACGCCGCTGGCGGACGCGGTGGCGGAGTTCAACCGGCTGAACCAGCAGCAAATCGTCATCGCCGACCCGGAGCTCAGGAAGCGCCGCATCGACGGCACGTTCCGGCCGGACAACGTCGAGGGCTTCGTGCGGCTGCTGACCACCACGCTCGACATCCGGGCCGAGACCAACGCGGACGGGCAGACCGTGCTGCGGAGCGGTCCCTGA
- a CDS encoding LuxR C-terminal-related transcriptional regulator, which yields MADRPDGFALCAENASEGRVPPGATPLTPAEQRVLSYLCAGYSNKEIASFLNKAEPTIKHQVSACLRKFGLSSRMRLMAALR from the coding sequence ATGGCGGACAGGCCGGACGGGTTTGCATTGTGCGCTGAAAACGCGTCTGAAGGCCGGGTTCCACCTGGCGCTACACCGCTCACCCCGGCGGAGCAGCGGGTGCTCTCCTACCTTTGCGCCGGCTACAGCAACAAGGAAATAGCCAGCTTCCTCAACAAGGCCGAGCCGACCATCAAGCACCAGGTCAGCGCCTGCCTGCGGAAGTTCGGGCTCTCCTCCCGCATGCGGCTCATGGCCGCACTGCGCTGA
- a CDS encoding LuxR C-terminal-related transcriptional regulator, giving the protein MVAERYCLLPRPVESPPTLEPVTPAEQRVLAYVCAGYSNKEIAQFLGKAEPTVKHQVSACLRKFGLTSRMRLMAALR; this is encoded by the coding sequence ATGGTTGCTGAACGCTACTGCCTGCTGCCGCGACCGGTCGAATCGCCGCCAACGCTCGAGCCGGTCACCCCCGCCGAGCAACGCGTGCTGGCTTACGTTTGCGCCGGTTACAGCAACAAGGAGATCGCCCAGTTTCTCGGCAAGGCCGAACCCACGGTGAAACACCAGGTCAGCGCCTGCCTGCGGAAGTTTGGCCTGACCTCCCGCATGCGCCTGATGGCGGCGTTGCGGTAA
- a CDS encoding type II toxin-antitoxin system HicB family antitoxin, whose protein sequence is MMFPLTAYFEAAMELAHYDKLADGTYAGEVPKLAGVVAFGGTLKECERELRSTVEDWVLVGLRLGHPLPKLAGIDLNKRRHGRLASSQKA, encoded by the coding sequence ATGATGTTTCCGCTGACCGCCTATTTCGAGGCCGCGATGGAACTGGCCCACTACGACAAACTCGCCGACGGTACCTACGCCGGTGAGGTGCCGAAGCTGGCCGGGGTCGTGGCTTTTGGCGGCACGCTCAAGGAATGCGAACGCGAATTGCGCTCGACTGTGGAGGACTGGGTACTGGTCGGGCTGCGGTTGGGCCATCCGCTGCCGAAACTGGCGGGCATTGACCTGAACAAGCGTCGTCATGGCCGGTTGGCATCCTCTCAAAAGGCGTGA
- a CDS encoding TlpA disulfide reductase family protein — translation MNFRSFLAFICVGATAAFAAAGQPAASADNDFAAFDALRNAAPPATRAEMGGVKFFAWLDESRHQIQSAGLAFYANHPADTRRWDVVLTVLNNAPFYVKQYGAEAETKGLADAVIDEGAKAAWGKKADELRQALLASPDALPGEREGVEWIFFVRDFHATAAANSKGEPHDFGPLRERFQRHLAKYAELPVLGARAGDFLGALESNEPGTTEAEWRFCAASANASLREAAEKRAKRLKARAELASKPLDIAFTAADGRPVDLKALRGKVVLVDFWATWCGPCIAELPNVKNVYAAYHDRGFEVIGISLENPGANPKDTAEQAAAKLAKAKEKMLAFTAENQMPWPQYFDGKWWKNDVSTKYDIGSIPAMFLLDQDGKVVSTNARGPGLKAEVKRLLKL, via the coding sequence ATGAACTTTCGATCTTTCCTCGCTTTCATCTGCGTCGGCGCCACCGCGGCCTTCGCGGCCGCCGGGCAACCGGCCGCTTCCGCGGACAATGATTTCGCCGCCTTCGACGCCCTGCGCAACGCCGCGCCGCCCGCCACCCGGGCCGAGATGGGGGGCGTGAAATTCTTCGCGTGGCTCGATGAATCGCGCCACCAGATCCAGTCGGCCGGGCTCGCGTTCTACGCCAACCATCCGGCGGATACGCGCCGCTGGGATGTGGTGCTCACGGTGCTTAACAACGCGCCGTTCTACGTGAAGCAGTATGGCGCCGAAGCGGAGACCAAGGGGCTCGCTGATGCCGTGATTGACGAGGGCGCGAAAGCGGCATGGGGGAAAAAGGCGGACGAGCTCAGGCAGGCGCTCCTCGCCTCGCCGGACGCGCTGCCCGGGGAACGGGAAGGCGTGGAATGGATTTTCTTTGTGCGGGATTTTCACGCCACCGCCGCGGCCAACAGCAAAGGAGAGCCCCACGATTTCGGTCCGCTGCGCGAGCGCTTCCAAAGACACCTGGCCAAATATGCGGAGTTGCCGGTGCTCGGCGCCCGCGCCGGGGATTTTCTGGGCGCGCTCGAGAGCAACGAGCCGGGCACCACCGAGGCCGAGTGGCGGTTTTGCGCCGCATCCGCCAATGCGTCCCTGCGGGAAGCGGCGGAAAAGAGAGCCAAAAGGCTGAAGGCAAGGGCGGAGCTCGCGAGCAAACCCCTGGACATCGCGTTTACGGCCGCGGACGGCCGCCCCGTCGACCTGAAGGCCTTGCGCGGCAAGGTGGTGCTGGTCGATTTCTGGGCGACGTGGTGCGGCCCGTGTATCGCCGAGCTGCCCAACGTGAAGAACGTCTACGCGGCCTACCACGACAGGGGTTTCGAAGTTATCGGCATCTCGCTCGAGAATCCCGGCGCCAATCCGAAGGACACTGCGGAGCAGGCCGCCGCGAAGCTGGCGAAGGCCAAAGAGAAGATGCTCGCTTTCACGGCTGAGAACCAGATGCCCTGGCCGCAGTATTTCGACGGCAAGTGGTGGAAGAACGATGTCTCCACCAAGTATGATATCGGCTCGATCCCGGCCATGTTCCTCCTTGACCAGGACGGCAAGGTGGTCTCGACCAACGCGCGCGGGCCCGGGCTCAAGGCCGAGGTGAAACGTCTGCTCAAACTCTAA
- a CDS encoding redoxin domain-containing protein, whose product MIRSSAPFTLGLALLLASAPVLPAQAPASVPVESPTDKIARFLHASDPAPEFAVTDAKGATVRLSDYRGKVVIVDVSATWCGPCQAAMPNNDRVYRKYADQGVVLLGVTADDTKAAYDGWIERNAPKYRFTMLFDPAGKEGWKDSVFATQYHITGFPTMFVIGRDGKISEVVGGGGPGEDYRLEYALARMGIKVDLASLPPEPKKDPNAPKSIPAAMKTPAMKSAGMVGMGGPRSSGYVPEKFGSVSAGELITDFTLTGPDGKPVALSSFRGKPVLVHFVSSGMGPQPWFTNAIVGYKDQDFATLVIFSATERADFDSWVAKNPAPGYAVAWDPAGKAWAEGVTNTGFGVGMFPATIVVDAAGKLVSGAIGMGDATGVLIKAMLAKGKVVKLSAEDETAVAKAVAAHDAAAKNQTAGGMPPAKRVGLLGAGAVAPDFVMHDIQGREFHLADFKGKVVILDFWATWCGPCIASMPHTQRIAAQYKDQDVVVVASGTSDTGAKFKEWIPKNQPKYPDLQFYFDPHERGSATFEQRASSVLYHVEGIPTQFVIGRDGKIVATIVGNGGEEDARTEGALTLAGVKVDAVVAAKGREALAASAAEAKAREAELADEAIHPKPAFMVNYGKLKEGEPVGDIPVQDADGRDTTFAAVTKGKTVVFSVWAGANGPSGEALVFAEAWSRKYADQGVMFLGMASYASHEDFEQWRTANAGKFTFPVVWDPAGKSPNPGKPMDELTDAEKKDFQEKSRAFFKKNGPLLFTGGAMAPVPNNTVVDAQGRMLGLYVGAGAGTKDSLANLLLRAGIKLAPEDMPRKVFTAEETKPPAPEAAVAQLKVGAMAPDFTARDLAGGNVKLSDFRGKVVILDFWATWCGPCMASMPHTQEVSAKYKDQGVVVFGNCTSDTRAKFEAWVKAHQAEYPDIVWTHDPAEKKPERVSRNLYGVSGIPTQFIIDRDGKVVDIVIGYLKGEAILDGALAKAGVKVDPALVAKAAEDLKKRG is encoded by the coding sequence ATGATCCGTTCCTCCGCTCCGTTCACCCTTGGCCTGGCCTTGCTCCTGGCGTCCGCGCCCGTGCTGCCGGCGCAGGCTCCCGCTTCCGTTCCCGTTGAGTCTCCGACGGACAAGATCGCGCGCTTCCTGCATGCGAGCGACCCGGCTCCTGAATTCGCCGTCACGGATGCGAAGGGCGCGACAGTCCGGCTGTCCGACTATCGCGGCAAGGTCGTCATCGTCGACGTGTCCGCCACGTGGTGCGGCCCGTGTCAGGCGGCCATGCCGAACAACGACCGCGTCTACCGCAAATACGCGGACCAGGGCGTCGTGCTGCTCGGCGTCACGGCCGACGACACCAAGGCCGCCTACGACGGCTGGATCGAGCGCAACGCCCCGAAATACCGGTTCACGATGCTGTTCGATCCGGCGGGCAAGGAGGGCTGGAAGGATTCCGTCTTCGCCACGCAGTATCACATCACCGGTTTCCCGACGATGTTTGTCATCGGCCGGGACGGGAAGATCAGCGAGGTTGTCGGCGGCGGCGGCCCGGGCGAGGACTACCGCCTCGAATACGCGCTGGCCCGCATGGGCATCAAGGTCGACCTCGCGTCGCTCCCGCCCGAGCCGAAGAAGGATCCGAACGCCCCGAAGTCGATCCCGGCGGCGATGAAGACCCCCGCCATGAAATCCGCCGGCATGGTGGGCATGGGTGGCCCGCGCAGCAGCGGCTATGTGCCGGAGAAATTCGGCAGCGTGTCGGCGGGCGAGTTGATCACGGATTTCACGCTCACCGGCCCCGACGGCAAACCGGTGGCGCTCTCCTCTTTTCGCGGCAAGCCCGTGCTGGTGCACTTTGTGTCCAGCGGAATGGGCCCGCAGCCGTGGTTCACGAACGCCATTGTGGGTTACAAAGACCAGGACTTTGCGACGCTCGTGATTTTCTCCGCGACCGAGCGCGCGGACTTCGACTCTTGGGTGGCGAAGAATCCCGCCCCCGGCTATGCCGTTGCCTGGGATCCCGCCGGCAAGGCGTGGGCCGAGGGCGTGACCAACACCGGCTTCGGTGTCGGCATGTTTCCGGCGACGATCGTTGTGGACGCCGCGGGCAAGCTCGTGAGCGGCGCCATCGGCATGGGCGACGCCACCGGCGTGCTCATCAAGGCCATGCTCGCCAAGGGCAAGGTAGTGAAGCTTTCCGCCGAGGATGAGACGGCCGTGGCCAAGGCCGTCGCGGCCCATGACGCTGCGGCGAAGAACCAGACGGCCGGCGGCATGCCCCCCGCGAAGCGTGTCGGCCTGCTCGGCGCCGGCGCGGTCGCGCCGGACTTCGTGATGCACGATATCCAGGGCAGGGAATTCCACCTGGCCGATTTCAAGGGCAAGGTCGTGATCCTGGATTTCTGGGCCACGTGGTGCGGGCCGTGCATCGCCTCGATGCCGCACACCCAAAGGATCGCGGCGCAATACAAGGACCAGGACGTCGTGGTCGTCGCCTCGGGCACGAGCGACACCGGCGCGAAGTTCAAGGAATGGATCCCGAAGAACCAGCCGAAGTATCCCGACCTGCAGTTCTATTTCGACCCGCATGAGCGCGGCTCCGCCACGTTCGAGCAGCGCGCCTCGTCGGTCCTTTACCATGTCGAGGGCATCCCGACGCAGTTTGTCATCGGCCGCGACGGCAAGATCGTCGCCACCATCGTCGGCAACGGCGGCGAGGAGGACGCGCGCACCGAGGGCGCACTGACGCTGGCCGGCGTGAAGGTTGACGCGGTCGTGGCCGCCAAGGGCCGCGAGGCGCTCGCCGCGTCGGCCGCCGAGGCCAAGGCGCGCGAGGCCGAACTCGCCGACGAGGCCATCCACCCGAAACCCGCCTTCATGGTGAACTACGGCAAGCTCAAGGAGGGCGAGCCGGTGGGGGACATCCCGGTGCAGGACGCCGACGGCCGCGACACAACCTTCGCCGCCGTGACCAAGGGCAAGACCGTCGTGTTCAGCGTCTGGGCTGGTGCCAACGGCCCCAGCGGCGAGGCGCTGGTCTTCGCGGAGGCGTGGTCGCGCAAGTATGCCGACCAGGGCGTGATGTTCCTGGGCATGGCCTCCTACGCGTCGCATGAGGACTTCGAACAATGGCGCACGGCCAACGCGGGCAAGTTCACCTTCCCGGTCGTGTGGGATCCCGCCGGCAAGTCGCCGAACCCCGGCAAGCCGATGGACGAGCTGACCGACGCCGAAAAGAAGGACTTCCAGGAAAAATCGCGCGCCTTCTTCAAGAAGAACGGACCGCTGCTCTTCACCGGCGGCGCGATGGCACCCGTGCCGAACAACACCGTGGTCGACGCCCAGGGCCGCATGCTCGGCCTCTACGTCGGAGCCGGCGCGGGCACCAAGGACTCGCTCGCCAACCTTCTCCTGCGCGCGGGCATCAAGCTCGCCCCCGAGGACATGCCGCGCAAGGTCTTCACCGCCGAGGAAACCAAACCCCCGGCGCCCGAGGCCGCGGTGGCGCAGCTCAAGGTCGGCGCGATGGCGCCCGACTTCACCGCGCGGGATCTGGCCGGCGGGAACGTGAAGCTCTCCGATTTCCGGGGCAAGGTCGTCATCCTCGACTTCTGGGCGACGTGGTGCGGGCCGTGCATGGCCTCGATGCCGCACACGCAGGAGGTTTCCGCCAAATACAAGGACCAGGGTGTCGTCGTCTTCGGCAACTGCACCAGCGACACGCGCGCCAAGTTCGAGGCCTGGGTGAAGGCTCACCAGGCCGAATATCCCGACATCGTCTGGACGCACGACCCGGCCGAGAAAAAGCCCGAGCGCGTCTCCCGCAACCTTTACGGCGTATCGGGCATTCCGACGCAGTTCATTATCGACCGCGACGGCAAGGTCGTGGACATCGTCATCGGCTACCTGAAGGGCGAGGCCATCCTTGACGGCGCGCTGGCCAAGGCCGGCGTCAAGGTCGACCCCGCCCTCGTGGCGAAGGCGGCTGAGGACCTGAAGAAACGGGGATGA
- a CDS encoding type II toxin-antitoxin system HicA family toxin, with protein MAGWHPLKRREFIRRLRALGFAGPYRGTRHEFLVFRQKRQTIPSNPDYSLPQLKMLLRQVERVLERKIPADEWEQL; from the coding sequence ATGGCCGGTTGGCATCCTCTCAAAAGGCGTGAGTTCATCCGCCGGTTGCGCGCGTTGGGTTTCGCCGGTCCTTACCGCGGCACCCGGCATGAGTTTCTGGTTTTCCGACAGAAGCGACAGACGATTCCGTCCAACCCGGACTACTCGTTGCCCCAGCTGAAGATGCTGTTGCGGCAGGTTGAAAGGGTGCTGGAAAGAAAAATCCCAGCCGACGAGTGGGAGCAGCTCTGA